Below is a genomic region from Pseudomonas extremaustralis.
GAGCGCCTGGTCGACAAGGATGAACAGATTGCGGCCTTGAAGTCTCAAACCCCCGACGCCTTAGCATCTGCCCTCGCGGATCGGATCAAGGTTGCCCAGGACGAGATTACCCGCCTGAGAAGTGATGGCGCCACGCATCGCGAGGAAGTTGAATCAAAGGAGGAAGAACTCCAAACCATTCAAGACCGACTGACCACGCTGTCTAAATTGATTAAGGAAAGCGATCTTGTATGTCCCAAATGTGGGGATTCATTGGCCAGACGGGAAAGCTATACCATCTACGGAGGTAGGGATGGCGAGCAAGAGGCCGAGGTTGAGTTTGTTGAGTACGAATGCGGATTGTCGATTGATGGGTATGGGAAAGAAGTGTCCCGCTGCCGCCATACAGTGGCCTGATACAGATGACGGCTACTGCCGGTGGACATTCAATTTCCCCGTTGTTAGCGTTGCCAGCCCTGCGTGCAATCGCATGCCGCGCCTTAGGCTTATTAACAGGAGTGACAAAATGGCCTCTCTGCCCTCACCAGAACAAACCGCCCGCGCGATCTTGGATATATTTGTGGGTCACTTCAACAGGCGCCCCGAAGACGTTTTGAGAGTTAACAACTTTCTGTCGGTTTGGCATTCGCGTGGCTTGGAAGCGGGCGACTTCAAGCCTGGTATGGAATTTGCCGCGACGCAGAACTGGGTGGAGATATTGCCCCAAGGGGATGCGTTCAGGCTCACCGCTCTGGGCTTTTCCGAGGCGTGACATTTAGCACCGTTCATCAGCTAGCCGGGTAACACTGCTGGCTATAGCTGGATGCTCACTGAAGAAACTCGTCAGCAGGTAGATTTCAAAAAAGCGAGTAGATTTGTGAGTAGATTTAAGAAACGAAACCATTAAAGACCATAAACAACCTGACTTTCAGAAGACTGTTCGATTCCGTCTCTGGCACCACTAATTAGTTTCAGGTGGTGCAAACGTCATCTGAAACACATAAAAACCCGCCTAGTGCGGGTTTTTTATTGCCTCGGATTTATTGCCCTGCCCCCAACGCTGGCATCCCGCATTTCGAGGGATGCCAGCCTCGCGCAAAGCACTTATTGCAGCAAAAACACCATCAACGGGTTGTCGTTCAACCGACCCTGGAAGCTTGGCGCCAGATGCTCCAGAGGTGTTCCCTGCAGCAGTTCGGTTTCCTTGCGCGCCACGATGACCCACGATGGCCGGGGTAGCGAATCCAGCCGTTCAACCTGCGCAGCGCTGATAAACAACGGCTGCTCGTCATGATCCAGGTTCATCATGTAGCGCACCGCCCAGGTGTCTTTGCCAAGGTTCAGGAACACCAATGGCCCAGGCTGCGATACGCGCAGTGCCTCTACCTGACGGACAAAATTGCGGGTGTCGAACTGCAGGTCCTTGGCGGGTTCCACGACGCTCACCAGCACCAGCCACTGCGCCGCCAGCGCGAACAGGCTGAGCAAGACCAGCCGCCCCGCCCGGCGCCAGGCCAGCAGTGCCGCCACTTGCAGCACCAACAGCACGCCAATCAACGCCGGCAACGACACCTCCGGCCAGTAGCCATGTTTCTGCCACCCATGCCGACAGACGAAGATGGCAACCACGCACAACGCCGGCAACGCCGCCACCAGCCATTCGTAGCCCCGACGCACACCCACGAGCCAGCCTTGCGCCTGGAGCAGCCCATAGGCGGCCACAGCGGCAAACATCGGCACCATGGGCAGAATGTAGTAAGCACGCTTGAAATGCGGCACCGACAAACCCAGCAGGATCATCAAGCCACACGCACCGAGCCGCACGACCAATTGGCTATCGGCATTGCCCCCCTGGAACAGGCGCTGACGCAGCGCAACCAACGTGGCCAACGCCAACGGCACTACCGGGAAGTAACGGTACAGGCTCAGTTGGAAGTAGAAATAAAACGGCTCGCCGGTCTCATCGAGGCGCCCGCCCACTTGCATCCTGAACACGTCATCGGCAAACGCATCGCCACCGCTGAGGCGCGCGAGTTTCACCAGCAGCCACCAGCAACCCGCCAGCAACACCAAGCCGACGATGCCATGAATCAACACCTGCTTGACCCGCTCCCCAGGCTTGCCCAGCGCCCAGTACACGCAGACCACGCCGCACACCTCGATCAGCCCCAGCGGCCCGCGAATCGCAAAACCCAGGATGAACAAAGGAAACACCGCAAGCTGCCGCAGCCGCGAGCCAAGACGTTCACCGCTGTGCAGCAGGTAGAAACTGCCTACGCATAACAGCGCCACCATCTGATCCAGACACACCGAGCGCGACTTCTCCAGCAACTGGGTGGTGAGCAAGGTCAGCAGCACCGTCAACAGCGCCCACGGGCGACTGGAAGGCACCAGCAAGCGATAGATCAGCGCAACCACTCCGGCAGAGGCCAGCGCGGTGGGCAGGATATTCGCCAGGTGGTTAGGCGCACCGAACAATCGGGCAAAGACAAAACTGAAAAACGTCGCGGTGCCGGGATAGTCCGCGTAAGGCTGCCCATAGGTGGTGGGGAAAAGACTCGCGCCATGGCGAAACATTTCTTGCAGGAACAGCGCCCAGCGTCCGTCAAAACCTTGAGGCTGCTCATCCCAGATGCCGAGGGTGAACAACAACAAGGCAATCAGGAAAATGCCCAGGGATTCCAGGCGAAAACGGTTGCGAAAATCCATCGGTAAACCTGTCAGGTGGGGAACGCGGGCGTATGGTGCCAAATGCCCCCCTGAATAACGCCTGAACAAACCTTCACATTCCCGCTTTTACCGACCTGCGCGCCACACCCACCGTGGGATCAGCCGGATGTAAATCAACTCACCGACCAGTTCGACCAGGGTTTGCAGGATCACCGCCGTCGCCGCCAGCCCGCGCACGTCATCGGGCAAGGCCAGTGCCAGGGGCAGCACCACTAACGAATTTCGCGTCGACGCGCTGAACGTCACCGCCCGCGCCGTGGCCGCCGGTAACGCGAACAGCCGCGCGGCCAGCGCCCCCATCAGCGGCGCCAGCACCAGGAAGCCGATATACACCGGGATCACCGGCAGCAACAGGTTGATGTCACGCACCACCGAGGTGATTTGCGCACCGATCACCACGAACAGCACCAGCGCCATCGCCGGCACCGGTAGCCAGGCCCAGGCGTTGTTCCAGGCATTGACGAGCGCCGACCGCCGCGCCAGCGACGTGGTGAGCACCGCCAGCACCATCGGCAGCACAATCAGCCACAGGAACGCCTCGATAAACGGCGCGGCCGCCACCACCACTGCGGAGTGCGCCCCCAGCATCAAACCCAGGTACACCGGCAACAGCAGCAACTGCAGCAACAACAGCACCGGCGTCGCCGCCAGCATCAACCGCGAATCGCCCTTGCCGATATGGGTAAACACCACCACGTAGTCGATACACGGCGTCAGCAACACCAGCAAAGCCCCCACCAGCAACACCGGGCGCTCGACCAGGCCACGGGTCAAGGCCCACACCAGCAACGGCACCAGGATGAAATTGGCCAGTAACAACGCCGACAGGAAACGCTTGTGACCCAAACCATGACGCAAGTCCAGGAAGGGGATTTGCAAGAACATGGCGTACATCAGCACCGCGATGGCCGGCGTGACCAGCACGCCGAGGCCATGGGCCAACTGAGGCGCGAGCAAGCCGAAAACGCCGGCCAAAAGCACGGCGGCGAAGTAGATCGGGATCTGCTGGTGTTCCAGGGTGTCGCGGGTCATGGCCGGCTCGGGTCAATCGAAAGACCGCCAGCCTAAGCATCCAGGCGGGTAAGGTCGAGCATCGCGACACTCTTCGCGCCCACGGGCGCTAAATTTGTTAGTTTCGATTTCTTATAAAAAGCGCGCGGGCCTCCGGGCTCCACCCCCAAAAGCGCAAGGACCGAGCCGACCGATGAACCTACCCACCCGCCCCGCCCCCGAAGCGTTCCGCGAACCCGCCGCCGACAACTATCCCCTGGGCGGCTTCACCTGGCGCCACCCGCGCACCGACCTCGAACGCCCGGTCGTGATCATCAACGCCGCCACTTCCGTGCGTTGCCGGCATTACTCGCGCTTTGCCGACTATCTGTTCGCCAACGGTTTCGATGTCATCACCTACGACTATCGCGGCATCGGCGAGTCCCGTAGCGGTTCGTTGCGGGGCTTCAAGGCCTCGTGGTCGGATTGGGGCGTGCTGGATTTCGAGGCGATTCTGGTGCGGGCGCAGCGGGAGTTTCCGGGACAACCGATTGACGTGGTCGGCCATAGTTTCGGCGGTTGTGCAGCGGGGCTCGGCGCATCGGGCGCAGTGATCCGGCGGATCGTCACGGTAGGCGCGCAGTTTGCCTACTGGCGCGATTACCAGGCGAGCGGGCGTTGGCGGATGCTGGCCAAGTGGCACGTGGTGATGCCACTGGTCACGGCGCTGTGCGGGTACTTCCCCGGTAAGCGGCTGGGTTGGCTGGAGGACACACCAGCAGGCGTGGTGCGCGACTGGAGCACGCCGACGCCGCGCTATGAAACCCGGCCCAGCGGGCGGACCTTGGGAAGCCTGCCATTCAGCCGGGTGAAAGCGCAGATGCTGGCGATCAGCATCACCGACGACCCCTTCGGCACAGTGGCGGCGATCGAACGACTGCTCGGCTACTTCAACAGCAGCGAACGCACTCACCTGCGCATCGCTCCTGAAGATATCGGCGAAAAACAGGTCGGACATTTCGCGTTTTTTCGCAGCGAGTATCAGGATCGGTTGTGGCCGATTGCGCTGACGTGGCTTCAAAACGGCCAATTAACGGAGGATACCCTTGGGATTTCCCCCAACCTGCGCTTCAATACCCCACCCAGATCCTGACCCAAGGACGTGAGCCCATGGCTTCGCCGAACAAGCAGCAAAAACGTGCCCAGCGGGCGAAGACCAAGGCCAAGCAGAACCGTACCCAGCGTGCCGTCGCGGCCAAGCCGGATGCGTTTGCCGGCGATGACAACCGCATCGATCTTGAATCGGTGGATTTGACCGAGTTGTTCGTTGAGATGCGCAGCGCAGGCGAGATCAGCCAACAGGCCCTGTGTGCGGTGTTCCTGGGGCACCCGTTGCTGGCGCTGGTGCTGGAGCAGGAAGGCGAAGAAGAAGCCACCGACTTTATCCTGGCGGCGCTGATCGAGTATCGGCAGTGGGCCACGGACACCGAGGATGAAGCGGCGGCGCTGGCATGGATCGAGTCGCCGGCGTTCCAGGCAGACTACGTCGCGGCCTCCGAAGCGCTGGCCAATTCCCAGGACTGACGCCCAACCCAATGTGGAAGCGGGCTTGCTCGCGATTGCGGTATGTCAGTCACCATAGATGCTGACTGATTCACCGCTATCGCGAGCAAGCCCGCGCCTACATGTTTAACGACAGCGTTTCATCAGCCATGCGCAGTGGCGGTGGCACCCAGGCGCTGGGCCTTGCGACGGTTACGGCTGGCCACAATCAGCCCTGCCGCCACTACCAGCAGGCTCAGCACGCCGGTCGCGATGATTTCGACGCGATGCGCTTCCTGGAACAGCATGATGGTCAACGTACCGACGATGAAAATCATCACCGCGTAGGTCAGGCCCGGGAACAGCCACATCTTGAAGGCCAGCGTCTCGCCCGCGGCAATGCTCTTCTGGCGCATGCGCAGTTGCGATACGGCGATCACCAGGTACACCAGCAACGCGATGGCGCCGGAGCTGGCCAGCAGGAACTCGAACACTGCGGCAGGAGCCACGTAGTTGGCGAATACCGCCAGGAACGCGGCGCCCGTGGACAGCATCACTGCCCAGTAAGGGGTGCCGCTATCGTTGGTGCGCTTGGCCACAGCCGGTGCATCCCCGCGACGGGCCAGGGAGAACAGCATGCGCGAAGCGGTATACAGCGCCGAGTTCAGGCAGCTGGTCACGGCAACCAATACCACCAGGTCGACGATCAGCTTGGCATTCGGGATGCCCATGCGTTCCAGCACGGTCTGGTAGGAACCTACAGCTGCCAGGGTCGGATCGTTCCATGGCACCAGGGACACGACGATGAAGATCGACAGCAGGTAGAACAAACCGATCCGCCAGATCACCGAGTTGGTGGCCTTGGTGATTTGCTGGCTTGGGTTGGTCGACTCAGCCGCTGCGATGGTCACGATCTCGGTGCCCATGAACGAGAACATGGTGGTCAGGATCGCTGCCAATACCGCGCCCATGCCGTTGGGCATGAAGCCTTGGGTGTCGAACAGGTGCGACACGCCGCTGACTTGGCTGGTCGGCAGGAAACCGAAGATCGCGGCCAGGCCGAGAATCACAAAGCCAATGATCGCCACAACCTTGATCAAGGCGAACCAGAACTCGAACTCACCGTAGTTCTTCACGCTGAACAGGTTGGTCACCGTCAGCAGCAAGGTGATGATCAGGGTAAACGCCCAAATGGCCACGCTGGGGAACCAGGCATGCAGAATGGTCGCGGCGGCGTTGGCTTCCAATGGAATCACCAGCACCCAGAACCACCAGTACAACCAGCCGATGGTAAAGCCGGCCCATGGGCCGATCGCTCGGTCGGCGTAGGTGGAGAACGAACCGGTGTCCGGCGACGCCACGGCCATTTCGGCCAACATGCGCATCACCAGGACCACCAGCGCGCCGGCAGCGGCATACGCCAGCAGTACGGCGGGGCCGGCGGCGGCGATCGCGTGGCCGGAGCCGACAAACAAACCGGCACCAATGACGCCGGCGATCGACAGCATGGTGACGTGACGCGGTTTGAGCCCCTGTTCGAGGTCATTGGAGCTATGCGTACTACTCATTGACACACCTTTGCGAGGAATTGCGAAAACGGTTCGCCCGGCCTGTACTCTTGGTCGTGAAAAGAAACAAACAGAGCGTTCTTTATTTTTTACGCAAGATTTGCGCCAAAATGTTACAAATCCGCGATTGACGCGGGCTGTAGGACGATTCTTCAACTGTTGCAAGTCATTGAGAACAATGGCATTTAGCTATAGCGTTACCGTGCGACCCACTTTGCATGGGAATAAACGCACCATAAACACCCACGCGAAACAGGTAACGCCCCACAAAAGTGCCGATGCGCACCGTTTGCCCGGTTAACCCTTCCAACCCCCGGCCAAAGCTGGCACCATCGCGCCCTTTTTTACGCGAAGCCTTCGGCGTCACAGGTTAAAACGGTTGTTCGGTTGTTGATGGCGCGACACCCTGCTGTGCCGATGCGACACCCTGCCGCACACCGCCTGTTTACCGCCGGCCACGCTGTTGGCTGCCGTCAGGACGCTATGCTAGCTTGACGCCTCGCCAGGAAGGCGGCCCAACAGCAGGAACGCAATGAATACAATGAGGACCCCACATGGCCGAGGCCACGCCCGCGCTTGAAATCCGCAACTTGCATAAACGCTATGGTGAGCTGGAGGTACTCAAGGGTATCTCGCTGACCGCTCGCGACGGCGATGTGATCTCGATCCTGGGTTCCTCCGGTTCCGGCAAGTCCACCTTCCTGCGCTGCATCAACCTGCTGGAAAACCCGCACCAGGGCCAGATCCTGGTGGCCGGCGAGGAGCTCAAGCTCAAGGCCGCCAAGAATGGTGAGCTGATGGCCGCCGACAGCAAGCAGATCAACCGCCTGCGCAGCGAAATCGGTTTTGTGTTTCAAAACTTTAACCTGTGGCCGCACATGAGCATCCTCGACAACATCATCGAGGCCCCCCGCCGTGTGCTCGGCCAGAGCAAGGCCGAAGCCATCGAAGTGGCCGAAGCCCTGCTGGCCAAGGTCGGCATCGGCGACAAGCGCCACGCCTACCCCGCGCAATTGTCCGGCGGCCAGCAGCAACGGGCGGCCATCGCGCGCACCCTGGCGATGCAGCCCAAAGTCATCCTGTTCGACGAGCCCACTTCCGCCCTTGACCCGGAAATGGTCCAGGAAGTACTTAATGTCATCCGCGCGCTGGCTGAAGAAGGCCGCACCATGCTGCTGGTCACCCACGAGATGGGGTTTGCCCGCCAGGTGTCCAGTGAAGTGGTGTTCCTGCACCAGGGCCTGGTCGAAGAGCAAGGATCGCCACAGCAGGTGTTTGATCACCCGCTTTCGGCGCGCTGCAAACAATTCATGTCCAGCAACCGCTAACGGAGCAACATGCATGCAGAACTACAAAAAATTCCTTCTGGCTGCGGCCGTCTCGATGGCGTTCAGCGCCACGGCCATGGCAGAAACCCTGAAGATGGGGATCGAAGCGGCCTACCCGCCCTTCAACAATAAAGACGCGAGCGGCAACGTCGTCGGCTTCGACAAAGACATCGGCGACGCTCTGTGCGCCAAGATGAAAGTCGAAAAATGCGAAGTGTATGTGTCGGACTGGGACGGCATCATCCCGGCCCTGAACGCCAAGAAGTTCGACTTCCTGGTGTCCTCGCTGTCGATCACCGACGAGCGCAAGCAGGCCGTCGACTTCACCGACCCGTACTACTCCAACAAACTGCAGTTCATCGCACCAAAAGCCACCACCGACTTCAAGACCGATGCGGGCTACCTCAAGGGCAAGATCATCGGCGCACAACGGGCGACCCTGGCCGGTACCTACCTGGAAGACAAGCTGCCGGAAACCACCGCCAAGCTTTATGACACCCAGGAAAACGCCTACCTCGACCTGACCTCCGGCCGACTCGACGGCATCCTCGCCGACAAGTACGTGCAATACGAATGGCTCAAGAGCAAAGACGGTTCCGCCTACGAATTCAAAGGCGACCCAGTGGTCGAGAGCGACAAGATCGGTATCGCCGTGCGCAAGGGCGACCCACTGCGCGAGCGCCTGAACAAAGCCCTGGCAGAGATCAAGGCAGACGGCACCTACAAGAAGATCAACGACAAGTACTTCCCGTTCAGCATCGAATGACCTGAACGACCTGACCGACGCGCTCAACGGAGCGCGCCGGCCTTTCGCAATGCCTGCCGCGATATGAAAACACCATGACTTTCGATCTCTACGGATTCGGCCCGGCGCTCGCCGCTGGCGCGCTGATGACCGTCAAGCTGGCGCTCAGCGCCCTGTGCCTGGGGCTGGCACTCGGTCTGGCCGGCGCCTTGGCCAAGACGTCCCCGTACAAGCCGTTGCAATGGCTTGGCGGTACTTATTCGACCATCGTTCGCGGCGTGCCGGAGCTGTTGTGGGTGCTGTTGATCTACTTCGGCACGATCAACGCCATGCGCAAGCTGGGCGAACTGCTCGACATTCCCGACCTGTCCCTGAGCGCCTTTGCCGCCGGCGTGATCGCCCTGGGCCTGTGTTTTGGCGCCTACGCCACCGAAGTGCTGCGCGGCGCGATCATCTCCATTCCCAAGGGCCACCGCGAAGCCGGCGTGGCACTGGGTCTGTCGAAGTTTCGTATCTTCACCCGGCTGATCATGCCGCAGATGTGGCGCGTCGCCCTGCCAGGGCTGGGCAATCTGTTCCTGATCCTGATGAAAGACACCGCGCTGGTCACGGTCATCGGCCTTGAAGAAATCATGCGCCATGCGCAAATCGCCGTGACCGTCACCAAACAGCCTTTCACCTTCTATATGGTCGCTGCGTTGATTTATCTGGGCCTGACGTCACTGTCGATGGTCGCGATGCACTTCCTGGAAAAACGCGCCGCCCGCGGCTTCGTGAGGACGACGTAATGGAATGGGAAGTCATCATCAAGTGGCTGCCGAAGTTTGTGCAGGGCGCCATCCTGACCCTGGAGCTGGTCGGCATTGCCGTGATTCTCGGGTTGATCCTGGCCATCCCACTGGGCATCGCGCGCTCATCCAAGCGCTGGTACATACGCTCGCTGCCCTACGCCTATATCTTTTTCTTCCGCGGCACACCGCTGCTGGTGCAGCTGTTCCTGGTCTATTACGGCCTGGCCCAGTTCGACAGCATCCGCTCAAGCTTCATGTGGACCTACCTGCGTGACCCGTTCTGGTGTGCCACGGCCACCATGACGCTGCACACGGCGGCCTACATCGCCGAGATCCTGCGCGGTGCGATCCAGGCCATTCCGCCCGGCGAAATCGAAGCGGCCCGTGCGCTGGGCATGTCCAAAGCCAAGACGCTGATTTACATCATCCTGCCCCGCGCCGCGCGCATCGGGCTGCCGGCCTACAGCAACGAAGTCATCCTGATGCTCAAGGCCAGCTCCCTGGCGAGCACCGTGACGCTGCTTGAACTGACCGGCATGGCCCGGACCATCATTGCGCGCAACTACCTGACCGTAGAGATGTTCTTCACCGCCGGCGTGTTCTACCTGCTGATCTCCTACCTCCTGGTTCGCGGCTTCAAACTGCTGGAACGCTGGCTGCGCGTCGATGCCTGCCAGGGACGTTGAGGCACGCTTCCAAGCGCTGGATGCGTTTCTGATCGAGCACCAAGGGCTGTGGCGTCCACGGCCCTTTACCCATCGGCAGCTACCCTGGGAAACCGCCCATCCCGCACTTGCGACGTGGCTGCGTCAACGCTCGTTGGCCGAAGCCGAACATGCTCACAACCACCCCCATGAATTGCCGGCGCCAGCGCCTTTTCCACAGCTGACGGAGCAGGCTTTGCGCCTCAGTGCTGTGGATAAGTTGCCCACCCATCCGCTGGAACCGGCGCGCCATCGCCTGAATGTCGATGTGCCCGGACGCAAATGGCAGCAGATAGAAGCCTTCGGCGCCGCGCTGCAGTTTGTGCAAACGCCCACCCACTGGCTGGACTGGTGCGCGGGCAAAGGGCACCTGGGGCGTCGACTGTTACACACAGGTCAACAACTGACCTGCCTGGAATACGACCCGGCCCTGATCGCCGCCGGCCAGGCCTTGAGCGACCACCACGGGCTGGCCGTGGCCCACCGCCTGCAAGACGTGATGGCGGATGTGGCGATCAGCGCCGAACACACCCCCGTCGCCCTGCACGCCTGTGGCGACCTGCACGTGCGCCTGCTGCAACTGGCCAGCGCCGCCGGCTGCAAG
It encodes:
- a CDS encoding ABC transporter permease, which translates into the protein MEWEVIIKWLPKFVQGAILTLELVGIAVILGLILAIPLGIARSSKRWYIRSLPYAYIFFFRGTPLLVQLFLVYYGLAQFDSIRSSFMWTYLRDPFWCATATMTLHTAAYIAEILRGAIQAIPPGEIEAARALGMSKAKTLIYIILPRAARIGLPAYSNEVILMLKASSLASTVTLLELTGMARTIIARNYLTVEMFFTAGVFYLLISYLLVRGFKLLERWLRVDACQGR
- a CDS encoding ABC transporter ATP-binding protein, producing the protein MAEATPALEIRNLHKRYGELEVLKGISLTARDGDVISILGSSGSGKSTFLRCINLLENPHQGQILVAGEELKLKAAKNGELMAADSKQINRLRSEIGFVFQNFNLWPHMSILDNIIEAPRRVLGQSKAEAIEVAEALLAKVGIGDKRHAYPAQLSGGQQQRAAIARTLAMQPKVILFDEPTSALDPEMVQEVLNVIRALAEEGRTMLLVTHEMGFARQVSSEVVFLHQGLVEEQGSPQQVFDHPLSARCKQFMSSNR
- a CDS encoding methyltransferase, with translation MPARDVEARFQALDAFLIEHQGLWRPRPFTHRQLPWETAHPALATWLRQRSLAEAEHAHNHPHELPAPAPFPQLTEQALRLSAVDKLPTHPLEPARHRLNVDVPGRKWQQIEAFGAALQFVQTPTHWLDWCAGKGHLGRRLLHTGQQLTCLEYDPALIAAGQALSDHHGLAVAHRLQDVMADVAISAEHTPVALHACGDLHVRLLQLASAAGCKQLALAPCCYNRINTTHYQALSRAGRASDLQLSIDDLGLPLSETVTAGHRVRRQRDTSMARRLGFDALQRQLRGCDEYLPTPSLPAGWLDQPFADYCRELARRKGLSTGEQDWTALEAHGWQRLAEVRNLELLRGLFRRPLEVWLVLDRALFLAEHGYRVEVGRFCEPTLTPRNLMVLAERD
- a CDS encoding arsenic resistance protein, with amino-acid sequence MTRDTLEHQQIPIYFAAVLLAGVFGLLAPQLAHGLGVLVTPAIAVLMYAMFLQIPFLDLRHGLGHKRFLSALLLANFILVPLLVWALTRGLVERPVLLVGALLVLLTPCIDYVVVFTHIGKGDSRLMLAATPVLLLLQLLLLPVYLGLMLGAHSAVVVAAAPFIEAFLWLIVLPMVLAVLTTSLARRSALVNAWNNAWAWLPVPAMALVLFVVIGAQITSVVRDINLLLPVIPVYIGFLVLAPLMGALAARLFALPAATARAVTFSASTRNSLVVLPLALALPDDVRGLAATAVILQTLVELVGELIYIRLIPRWVWRAGR
- a CDS encoding alpha/beta hydrolase family protein, with amino-acid sequence MNLPTRPAPEAFREPAADNYPLGGFTWRHPRTDLERPVVIINAATSVRCRHYSRFADYLFANGFDVITYDYRGIGESRSGSLRGFKASWSDWGVLDFEAILVRAQREFPGQPIDVVGHSFGGCAAGLGASGAVIRRIVTVGAQFAYWRDYQASGRWRMLAKWHVVMPLVTALCGYFPGKRLGWLEDTPAGVVRDWSTPTPRYETRPSGRTLGSLPFSRVKAQMLAISITDDPFGTVAAIERLLGYFNSSERTHLRIAPEDIGEKQVGHFAFFRSEYQDRLWPIALTWLQNGQLTEDTLGISPNLRFNTPPRS
- a CDS encoding ABC transporter substrate-binding protein translates to MQNYKKFLLAAAVSMAFSATAMAETLKMGIEAAYPPFNNKDASGNVVGFDKDIGDALCAKMKVEKCEVYVSDWDGIIPALNAKKFDFLVSSLSITDERKQAVDFTDPYYSNKLQFIAPKATTDFKTDAGYLKGKIIGAQRATLAGTYLEDKLPETTAKLYDTQENAYLDLTSGRLDGILADKYVQYEWLKSKDGSAYEFKGDPVVESDKIGIAVRKGDPLRERLNKALAEIKADGTYKKINDKYFPFSIE
- the gabP gene encoding GABA permease; the protein is MSSTHSSNDLEQGLKPRHVTMLSIAGVIGAGLFVGSGHAIAAAGPAVLLAYAAAGALVVLVMRMLAEMAVASPDTGSFSTYADRAIGPWAGFTIGWLYWWFWVLVIPLEANAAATILHAWFPSVAIWAFTLIITLLLTVTNLFSVKNYGEFEFWFALIKVVAIIGFVILGLAAIFGFLPTSQVSGVSHLFDTQGFMPNGMGAVLAAILTTMFSFMGTEIVTIAAAESTNPSQQITKATNSVIWRIGLFYLLSIFIVVSLVPWNDPTLAAVGSYQTVLERMGIPNAKLIVDLVVLVAVTSCLNSALYTASRMLFSLARRGDAPAVAKRTNDSGTPYWAVMLSTGAAFLAVFANYVAPAAVFEFLLASSGAIALLVYLVIAVSQLRMRQKSIAAGETLAFKMWLFPGLTYAVMIFIVGTLTIMLFQEAHRVEIIATGVLSLLVVAAGLIVASRNRRKAQRLGATATAHG
- a CDS encoding ABC transporter permease, with translation MTFDLYGFGPALAAGALMTVKLALSALCLGLALGLAGALAKTSPYKPLQWLGGTYSTIVRGVPELLWVLLIYFGTINAMRKLGELLDIPDLSLSAFAAGVIALGLCFGAYATEVLRGAIISIPKGHREAGVALGLSKFRIFTRLIMPQMWRVALPGLGNLFLILMKDTALVTVIGLEEIMRHAQIAVTVTKQPFTFYMVAALIYLGLTSLSMVAMHFLEKRAARGFVRTT
- a CDS encoding ArnT family glycosyltransferase — encoded protein: MDFRNRFRLESLGIFLIALLLFTLGIWDEQPQGFDGRWALFLQEMFRHGASLFPTTYGQPYADYPGTATFFSFVFARLFGAPNHLANILPTALASAGVVALIYRLLVPSSRPWALLTVLLTLLTTQLLEKSRSVCLDQMVALLCVGSFYLLHSGERLGSRLRQLAVFPLFILGFAIRGPLGLIEVCGVVCVYWALGKPGERVKQVLIHGIVGLVLLAGCWWLLVKLARLSGGDAFADDVFRMQVGGRLDETGEPFYFYFQLSLYRYFPVVPLALATLVALRQRLFQGGNADSQLVVRLGACGLMILLGLSVPHFKRAYYILPMVPMFAAVAAYGLLQAQGWLVGVRRGYEWLVAALPALCVVAIFVCRHGWQKHGYWPEVSLPALIGVLLVLQVAALLAWRRAGRLVLLSLFALAAQWLVLVSVVEPAKDLQFDTRNFVRQVEALRVSQPGPLVFLNLGKDTWAVRYMMNLDHDEQPLFISAAQVERLDSLPRPSWVIVARKETELLQGTPLEHLAPSFQGRLNDNPLMVFLLQ